The following nucleotide sequence is from Streptomyces brevispora.
CCGTTCAGGGCGTTGTGGGCGGGCCAGGGTGCCGCGGCCGCCCGCCAGTCCGCGGCGGGGCCGTCCCGGGTGTAGAGCACGGCGGTGGCCAGGCTGGAGTCCGGGGAATCGCCGGTGACGACGAACGCCTGGCGGGTGCCGACCGGGATCTCGGCCCTGGTCCGCGGGCCCAGCCCCGGAATCTCCCGCGGCGGGGTGGGCGACGGTCCGGGCGGTACGGCGGCGGGCCCGGCGGGCGACGACTCCGACGAGGGCTGCGCGGGGGACGGCGCACCGGACCCCGGTGGGCCGGGAACCTCGGGGGCGCCCGCGGCCTTCGTGCGCGCACCGCTCCCGCCCGTACCGAAGCCGCCCGTTCCGCATCCGGCCAGCAGCAGGACGAGGACGGCGCAGACGACATACGGGAGCCGCAGAGGAACGCTCGAACGGGGCACGGACACGGGGGGCTCCTCAGCAGTCGTCGGCGGAAGCCGTGGGGCTTTGCGGGCCCGCCCTGGGGTCCGCTGTGCCGATGTCGGCCCAGGCAGTCTTTGCCGCAGCCGGGTCCGGCCAATCCGGCGCCGGGGCCATCCGGCTGTACCCGTCCAGGTGATTCATGCACTTGTATGCGCGCGGCCCGCGCGTTCCCGGGTGACTCGCGTGCATCCAGACCGGGCGGGACGCACGCACGACGGGAACGCGGAACAGCCCCCGGCCGGTGGCCAGGGGCTGTTTCACGTGAAACCCGGTGCGGGTTGGTCGGGCTGCTTCTCCGGTCGGACTGCTTCTCCGGCCGGGCTACTTCTCCGCGGCGTCCTTCGCGGACGCGACCGGCTTGCGGAGCTGGATGTTCAGCTCGCGCAGCCGGGTCTCGTCCAGCACCGTCGGCGCGCCCATCATCAGGTCCTGGGCGTTGCCGTTCAGCGGGAAGGCGATCGTCTCGCGGATGTTGGGCTCGTCGGCCAGCAGCATCACGATGCGGTCGACACCCGGGGCGATGCCACCGTGCGGCGGGGCACCGAGGCGGAAGGCGCGGAGCATGCCCGCGAATTCCTGCTCGACGGTCTCGCGGTCGTAACCGGCGATCTCGAAGGCCTTGAGCATGAGCTCGGGCTCGTGGTTACGGATGGCGCCGGAGGACAGCTCGATGCCGTTGCAGACGATGTCGTACTGCCAGGCGAGGATGTCCAGCGGGTCCTTCTCCTCAAGGTCCTTCAGGCCGCCCTGGGGCATCGAGAAGGGGTTGTGCGAGAAGTCGATCTTCCCGGTGTCCTCGTCCTTCTCGTACATCGGGAAGTCGACGATCCAGCAGAACCGGAAGACGCCCTCCTCGAAGTGGCCGGCGCGCTTGGCGGCCTCGACGCGGACGACCGACATGATCTTGGAGACCTCGTCGAACTCGCCGGCGCCGAAGAACACGGCGTGGCCGGGGACGAGCGAGAGCCGCTCGGTGAGGGTCTTGACGTCCGTCTCGGTGAGGAACTTGGCGATGGGGCCCGCCAGCTTGCCGTCCTCGCCGACGCGGACCCAGGCGAGGCCCTTGGCGCCGTGCTCGACGGCGTAGTCACCGAGGCCGTCGAAGAACTTCCGGGACTGGCCCGCGGTGTCCGGCACCGGGAGGGCGCGGACGTGCTTGCCGGCGAAGGCCTTGAACTCCGAGTCCGCGAAGACGTCGGAGATGTCCACGAGCTCCAGCTTGGCGCGCAGGTCCGGCTTGTCGTTGCCGTACTTCAGCATCGACTCGCGGAACGGGATGCGCGGGAAGGGCGAGGTGACGTGGCGGCCGTTGCCGAACTCCTCGAAGAGCTCGGTCATGAGCTTCTCGATCGGGCGGAAGACGTCCTCCTGCTCGACGAAGGACATCTCGACGTCGAGCTGGTAGAACTCGCCGGGCGACCGGTCGGCGCGGGCGTCCTCGTCACGGAAGCACGGCGCGATCTGGAAGTAGCGGTCGAAGCCGGAGATCATCAGCAGCTGCTTGAACTGCTGAGGGGCCTGCGGCAGCGCGTAGAACTTGCCCGGGTTCAGCCGGGACGGGACGACGAAGTCACGGGCGCCCTCGGGAGAGGTCGCGGTGAGGATCGGCGTCGCCATCTCGTTGAAGCCGAGGGCGACCATCTTGGAGCGGATCGAGGCGATGACGGAGGAGCGCAGCATGATGTTGCGGTGCATGCGCTCGCGGCGCAGGTCGAGGAAGCGGTACTCCAGGCGCCGCTCCTCGTTGACCCCGTCCTCGGCGTTGATCGTGAAGGGCAGCGGGGCGGACTCGCCCAGCACCTCGACCTCGGTGACCTCGATCTCGATCTCGCCGGTCGGGAGCTCCGGGTTGACGTTGTCGGCGCCGCGGGCGGAGACCTTGCCGTCGATCCGTACGACGGTCTCCTTGGTGAGCTTCGCCAGGGCGTCGTTGCCGGGGGTGCCGGGGCGGGCGACGAGCTGCACCAGACCGTAGTGGTCGCGCAGATCGATGAAGAGGATGCCACCCAGGTCTCGGCGATTGTGCAGCCAGCCGCTCAGCCGGACGTCGGTGCCGACGTCAGAGGCGCGGAGCTCGCCGCAGGTGTGGGACCTGTACCGATGCATCGTCGTTCATCCAGTCTTCGCGGTTGGGGGCGGATACAGCCACCCCAGGCTACCGCCCGCGACCGGACCCTTTCATTGCCATTGTCTCCAGCGGGATCGCCGGTGGGCCCGAGCCGGGTCCGAGCCTGCCCGAGCCGGGTCCGCGGCGGGCCGCCTCGGGGGCGATCGGGCCGTGCGCGGTACGAGCGGGTTCCGCCCTCAGGCGCCTGACGGGCTGGGTGGTGCGCCGGGGGACGCGTCCGGGGTGGGGGGCACCGGGTCGGGGGTCGCCGGGTCCGGGGGGTCCGGTGGGGGCAGGTGGCCCTTGCGGAGTTCGCCGAGGATGCCGAAGGCCGCCGCGCACACCGGGACCGCGAGCAGCATCCCCAGCAGGCCCGCCACGCTCGCGCCCGCCGTCAGCGCGATCAGGATCGTGGCCGGGTGCATCTGGACCGTACGGCTCTGGATCAACGGCTGAAGGATGTGGCCCTCCAGCACCTGTACGGCGAGCACCACCCCGAGCGCCCAGAGCGCGATCACCAGCCCCCGGTCCGCGAGCGCCACCAGCACCGCGACGGTGCCCGAGATGAAGGCCCCCAGGTACGGGATGTAGGCGCCGACCAGGACCAGCGCGCCCAGCCCCACCGCACCGGGCACCTTCAGGATCAGCAGGCCGACCGTGATGCAGGCCGCGTCGATGAGCGCGATGAACGTCGTGCCGCGCATGAAGCCCTCGACGGCCTCGAACGCCCGCCGGCCCATCGCCTCGACCAGGTCGCCGGTGCCGCGCGGGGCGATGGAGTGCGCGAGTTTCACGCCCCGGTCGGAGTCGCGCAGGAAGAAGAAGGTCAGCAGGAGCGCGAGCACGCTCGTGGCGATGAGCGAACCGACCAGGCTGAGGCCGCTCAGGAGCCCGCCCGCGGCGCTCGCGCCGAACTTCCCGACGAGCTGCTTCGCATTGGCGGCCAGGTCGTCCACATTGGTGTTGCCCGCCACCCCGAAGTGGTCGACGACCCAATGACCGGCGTCCTTCAGCGACCGGACGATCTGGTCGCCGGTGTCGATGAGCGCGGAGACGACGATGTATCCGGCGCCGCCGACCACCGCGACGAGGAGGGCGCAGGTCAGCCCGGCCGCCAGCGAACGGTTCACCCCGTGCGCGGTCATCCACCGGTGGACCGGACCGAGCAGCGCCGTACCGAGCAGCGCGAGCATGACGGGGGTGACGGCGGTCTTGAGGGCGACGCACAGCCAGACGACCAGGGCGGCGACACCGGCGACCAGCAGGACAACACCGCACCAGGCGGCCAGGCGCCGTGCGCCAAGGGGCAGGAGGGGCTTCTGGGTCTGCACCCCCTCACCCGATCACGCGGCGGGTGCGCTGTCCCCGCCCGGGCCGCCGTACGAGTGACGAACCGTCATACGGCGGCGGCGAGGCTCACATTCCGTGGACGGCGGGCACGGTGCCGAGGCGGCCGGCCTGGAAGTCCTCGAAGGCCTGCTTCAGTTCGGCCTGGCTGTTCATCACGAACGGCCCGTAGTGAGCCATCGGCTCCCGGATGGGACGCCCGCCGAGGAGGACGACCTCCAGCTCCGGGGTGTTGCCGTCCTGCCGCTCGTCCGCGCGGACGGTCAGCGAGGAGCCGGCGCCGAAGACGGCGGTCTGGCCCATGTGGACGGGCCGGCGCTCCTCACCCACGGTGCCGCGGCCCGCGAGCACGTACGCGAGGCCGTTGAAGTCCTCGCGCCACGGCAGGGTCACCTCGGCGCCGGGGCGCACGGTGGCGTGGATCATCGTGATGGGGGTGTGGGTGACACCCGGGCCCTCGTGGCCGTCGAGCTCGCCCGCGATCACGCGGAGCAGCGCGCCGCCGTCCGGGGAGGCGAGGAGCTGGACCTGGCCGCCGCGGATGTCCTGGTAGCGCGGGGCCATCATCTTGTCGGCCTTGGGCAGGTTCACCCAGAGCTGGAGGCCGTGGAAGAGGCCGCCCGACATGACGAGCGACTCCGGCGGCGCCTCGATGTGGAGCAGCCCGGAACCGGCCGTCATCCACTGGGTGTCGCCGTTCTGGATGGTGCCGCCGCCACCGTTGGAGTCCTGGTGAACGAAGGTGCCGTCGATCAGGTAGGTGACGGTCTCGAAGCCGCGGTGCGGGTGCCAGGGGGTGCCCTTGGGCTCGCCGGCCGCGTACTCCACCTCGCCCATCTGGTCCATCATGATGAACGGGTCGAGGTGCTTGTAGTTGATCCCCGCGAATGCGCGGCGCACGGGGAATCCCTCGCCCTCGAACCCGCTGGGCGCCGTGGTCACGGCGAGCACGGGACGGGCCACGGCATCGCCCGAGGCGGCGACCTTGGGCAGGGTCAGCGGGTTTTCGACGGTTACTGCGGGCATGGAAGCCACCTCCGGGGATTGTCCTGAAACCAATTTAGTTGAATGGTGAACATCTAGCAAGGCGTCTTCCATTCCCGCACCGTCCACGACAGCGCGAAGGGGCCCGTACCGCCCGGCGTCGCTCGGCGGTACGGGCCCCTTCCCGAGGGGCGGGGGTCGACGGTCAGCCGTACATACGGCGCATCGCGAAGTCGACCATCTGCTCCACGGCCTTGGCGTCGAAGACCATGCGGTGCTCGCCCTCCATGTCCAGGACGAAGCCGTAGCCGGTGGGCAGCAGGTCGATCACCTCGGCCCCGGTGATCACGAAGTACTTGGACTCCTTGCCCGCGTAGAGCCGCAGCTCCTTGAGCGTGGTGAACATCGGGATCACCGGCTGCTGGGTGTTGTGCAGCGCGAGGAAGCCCGGATTGTCGCCGCGCGGGCAGTAGACCTTCGACGTCGCGAAGATCTGCTGGAAGTCCTCGGCGGCCAGCGAGCCGGTCGTGAAGGCCCGTACCGCGTCGCCCAGCGAGGGCGGCGAGGGTTCGGGGTACAGCGGCTGCTCGCCGTAGCCGCCACCCATCGGCTGCTGTGCGCCCTGATTCTGGTCGTAGCCGTACATGAGGCAAAGAGTAATCGGCCACATCTCCCCCTTGAGGGGTTGCGCCTTATTACTGACGGGTAGCATCATCGGAGAGGTCAGCTGATACGTCCGGGCCCCGCCAGATCCCCGGCCGCGCGGCAGACCGGTATCCGCGAGCCCGTCGCCCGATCCTCACCTCTCCACGGGGCGCTGCGCGCCACTGCTATTGATTACGGAGCCTTCCCATGGGGCACTACAAGTCGAATCTCCGCGACATCGAGTTCAACCTCTTCGAGGTCCTCGGGCGCGACAAGCTGTACGGCACCGGACCGTTCGCGGAGATGGACGTCGAGACCGCGAAGAGCATCCTCGACGAGGTCGCCCGCCTCGCGGAGAACGAGCTCGCCGACTCCTACGCCGACGCCGACCGCAACCCCCCGGTCTTCGACCCGGAGACCAACACCGCACCGGTACCGGACAGCTTCAAGAAGTCCTACCAGGCCTTCATGGACTCCGAGTACTGGCGCCTGGGCCTCCCCGAGGAGATCGGCGGCACGACCTCCCCACGCTCCCTGATCTGGGGTTACGCGGAGCTGCTGCTCGGCGCGAACCCGGCCGTGTGGATGTACTCCTCCGGCCCGGCCTTCGCCGGCATCCTCTTCGACGAGGGCAACGAGGCGCAGAAGAAGATCGCCGAGATCGCCGTCGAGAAGCAGTGGGGCTCGACGATGGTGCTGACCGAGCCGGACGCCGGTTCCGACGTCGGCGCGGGCCGCACGAAGGCCGTCGAGCAGGCGGACGGCTCCTGGCACATCGAGGGCGTGAAGCGCTTCATCACCTCGGGTGAGCACGACATGTCCGAGAACATCATTCACTACGTGCTGGCCCGCCCCGAGGGCGCGGGACCGGGCACCAAGGGCCTCTCGCTCTTCATGGTCCCGAAGTTCCACTTCGACTGGACCACCGGCGAACTGTCCGAGCGCAACGGCGTGTACGCGACGAACGTCGAGCACAAGATGGGCCTCAAGGCTTCCAACACCTGCGAGATGACGTTCGGCGACCAGCACCCCGCCAAGGGCTGGCTGATCGGCGACAAGCACGACGGCATCCGCCAGATGTTCCGCATCATCGAGTTCGCCCGCATGATGGTCGGCACGAAGGCCATCGCGGCGCTCTCGACGGGTTACCTGAACGCGCTGGAGTACGCCAAGGAGCGCGTCCAGGGAACCGACCTGTCGCAGTTCATGGACAAGACCGCCCCCAAGGTCACCATCACGCACCACCCCGACGTGCGCCGCTCGCTCATGACGCAGAAGGCGTACGCCGAGGGCATGCGCTCCCTCGTGCTGTACACCGCCTCCGTGCAGGACGCGATCCAGGAGAGCGAGGCCGCGGGCGAGGACGCGAAGGCGCTGCACGGCCTCAACGACCTGCTGCTCCCGATCGTGAAGGGCTACGGCTCGGAGAAGTCGTACGAGCAGCTGGCACAGTCGCTCCAGACGTTCGGCGGCTCCGGGTACCTCCAGGAGTACCCGATCGAGCAGTACATCCGTGACGCCAAGATCGACACGCTGTACGAGGGCACGACGGCCATCCAGGGCCAGGACTTCTTCTTCCGGAAGATCGTCCGCGACCAGGGCGCCTCGCTCAACACGCTCTCCGAGGAGATCAAGAAGTTCCTCGCGGGCGCCCAGGGCAACGAGGAGCTGTCCGGCGCGCTGGACTCGCTCGCCAAGGCCGCCGTGGACCTGGAGGCGATCGTCGGCACGATGATCACCGACCTCACCGCGACCGGCGAGGACGTGAAGAACATCTACAAGGTGGGCCTGAACACCACCCGCCTGCTGCTGGCCTCCGGCGATGTCGTCGTCGGCTACCTGCTGCTCAAGGGCGCGGCCGTGGCCGTCGAGAAGCTGCCGACCGCTGCCGCGAAGGACGTCGCCTTCTACCGGGGCAAGATCGCCGCCGCGAAGTTCTTCGCCGCGAACGTCCTGCCGGGCGTCGGGGCCGAGCGCGCGCTCGCCGAGTCCGTCGACAACTCCCTGATGGAGCTGGACGAGGCCGCGTTCTAGGCTTCCGCGACCGAGATCGTCGACGGCACCGTCACCCGGACACGTTTCCGGGTGACGGTGCCGGCGTATCCGGCCGGGTACGCCGGCGGCAGGACCCGGAACCCCGTCCACGGGAGAAACCCTCGCGCTCCGGGGCACTGCCCGGCTCGCTGCGTCGACGGGCTGTGGCAGCGGTGTGACACGGCTATCGTCCGGGCGTCGCCGCGGACGGCATGCCGCCGCCCCGGGCGCCGGTGCGGCCCCGGGTTCCGTTCATGGGCAGGGCGCGGGCGACGGGGGACGACGGTGAATTCTCCGGGACGCGCCTGGTTAAAGTGAAGAACATGAGCTCTTCCCCCCGCTTCGACCGCGGGCACACCGACGATCTGATGGCCTTCCTGATGGCCTGCCCCTCCCCGTACCACGCCGTGGCGACCGCCGCGTCGAGGCTGGAGAAGGCCGGTTTCCGGCAGGTCGAGGAGACGGCGGCCTGGGACGGGTCCAGCGGCGGGAAGTACGTCCTGCGCGGCGGCGCGATCGTGGCCTGGTACGTGCCCGAGGGCGCCGGGGCCAGCACCCCGTTCCGGATCGTCGGGGCGCACACCGACTCGCCGAACCTGCGCGTGAAGCCGATGCCCGACACGGGCGCGCACGGCTGGCGGCAGATCGCCGTGGAGGTCTACGGCGGCACGCTCCTCAACACCTGGCTGGACCGCGACCTCGGCCTCGCCGGGCGGATCTCGCTGCGCGACGGGACGCACCGGCTGGTCAACATCGACCGGGCGCTGCTGCGCGTCCCCCAGCTGGCCGTGCACCTGGACCGGTCGGCCAACCCGGACGGCCTCAAGCTCGACCGCCAGAAGCACATGCAGCCGATCTGGGGCCTCGGGGACGTGGCGGAGGGCGACCTCATCCGCTTCGTCGCCGATGAGGCGGGCGTCGACGCCGAGGACATCACCGGCTGGGACCTGATGCCGCACCCCGTCGAGGCACCCTCCTACCTGGGCCGCGACCGCGAGCTGGTGGCCGGGCCCCGGATGGACAACCTGCTCTCGGTGCACGCGGCCGTCGCGGCGCTCGCCGCCGTCGCCGGACAGCCCGACGCGGAGATCCCGTACATCCCGGTGCTGGCCGCCTTCGACCACGAGGAGAACGGCTCGCAGTCCGACACCGGCGCGGACGGGCCGCTGCTCGGCACGGTCCTGGAGCGTTCGGTGTTCGCCCGCGGCGGTACGTACGAGGACCGCGCCCGTGCCTTCGCCGGCACCGTCTGCCTCTCCTCCGACACCGGCCACGCGATCCACCCCAACTACGCCGAGCGGCACGACCCGACGCACCACCCGGTCATCAACGGCGGACCGATCCTCAAGGTCAACGTCAACATGCGGTACGCGACCGACGGCAGCGGCCGGGCCGTGTTCGCGTCGGCGTGCGAGAAGGCGGGCGTGCCGTGGCAGCTGTTCGTCTCCAACAACTCGATGCCGTGCGGCACCACGATCGGCCCGATCACCGCCGCCCGGCACGGCATCCAGACCATCGACATCGGTGTGGCCATCCTGTCGATGCACAGCGCCCGTGAACTGTGCGGCTCCGACGATCCGCACCTGCTGGCGACCGCACTGGCCTCGTTCCTCGCGGGCTGACCCCGACGCCAACCGCCACCGCACGCATGGTCGTTGCCGGGCCGGGTACCCGCCCCGTACACGGCCCGGAGCTTCCGGGCCGTCGAGGAGGCGGAACTCATGGGACTCGGAGGATGCTTCATTCTCATCGGCGTGGGGGCGATACTCGCGTTCGCGACCGACTGGAAGATGGACAGCGTCAACGTCGACATGGTCGGCTGGATCATGATGATCGTCGGCGTCATCGGCGTCTTCGTCTACGCGAGCGTCATGCGGCGCCGCCGCATGGTTGTGCCCCCCACCACAGTGGTTTCCCCGGACGAACGCCAGCTGTGATCCGGCCGGGCGCGCCCGCCGGACCGGGCGCGCCCCCTCCCCGCCCGCCGGGGAGGCCGGATGTTCTGGGCCCTTGCCCGTGACCCGGCACCGGGCGCGTCACGCCCGGAAGGGGAGCCGCTCGTGGAGTTCTGGCTGCTCGGCACCGTCTGCGTCGACACGCTGACCGGGCCGCTTCTCCCCGGCCCCGCCAAACGCCGCAGCCTGCTCGCCGCCCTGCTGCTGCGCGCGAGCAGGCGGTGCAACGGCTCACCGACGACGGGTGAGTCCCGGCGGGGCGCACGATGCGGCCGTCGTCGTCGGCGCCGACGACGGCCGAGCCGCCTGCTCTTCCTCCCGCGAGGCCGCTGTCAGCCCTGTTCGTCCATCCCGGCGAGCACGAGCGGCAGCCGGGGCGTGCCCTGTGCACTGACGTGGACGGGGACGCCCCAGTCCTGTTGGTGGACATGGCAGGCCGGGTACTCGTTCGCGGGATCGTCGTCACAGGACGCGGCCATCGCCGAGACGTGCAGGACGCCCTCGGTCACCCCGTCCGCGAGGACCAGGTCGCGGAACAGGTCGGTGCCCGCTCCGTCGCCCCCGGCCAGCAGCTCCGGCGGGGTCGAGGAGACCAGCAGCCGGGTCGAGGGCCCGTACCGGGTGTCCAGCTTCTGCCCGGCGGGCGCCTGGAAGACGACGTCGAGCCGGAGCGTGCCGGGGGCGATCTCGGTGGCGACGCGCTGGGTGCGGTGCGACTGTTCCGCGACGCGTACCGCCTCCTCGGGCAGCCGCAGCCGGGTCAGCCGGTGCCCGGCGGACTCGACGACCACGAGATCGCCGTCGACCAGCACCGCGTCGCTGGGTTCGCGCAGATCCGTGGCGAGCGTGGTGACCTCACCGCTCGCCGGGTCGTAGCGGCGCAGGGCGTGGTTGTACGTGTCGCAGACGGCGACGGATCCGTCGGGCAGTGCGGTGACGCCCAGCGGGTGCTGGAGCAGTGCCTGAGCGGCGGCACCGTCGCGGTGGCCGAAGTCGAAGAGTCCGGTGCCGACGACGGTGTGGACGGCGCCCTCCCGGTCGACGTAGCGCAGCGCGGACGTCTCCGAGTCGGCGACCCAGAGCCGGTCCTCGGTCGCGGCGAGCCCGGACGGCTGGGCGAACCAGGCCTCCTCGCCCGGACCGTCGACCAGCCCCTCGTTCGTCGTGCCTGCCGCGACCCGCACGGTGCCGTTCGCGGGGTCGTACGTCCACAGCTGGTGCACGCCCGCCATGGCGATCCAGAGCCTGCCGTCGAACCAGGCGACGTCCCACGGCGAGGAGAGGTTCACCTCGCGGCCCGCGCCGCTGGTCGGCGCCCCCTGCCACCACTGGCTGCCGCTGCCGGCGAGGGTGGTCGTCGCACCGGTCGTGAGGTCGAGCGCGCGAAGGGCGTGGTTCACCGTGTCGGCGACGGCGATCCGCCCGTCGGGCAGCACCGCCAGCCCCTGCGGCTCGCTGAACCGGACCTCTTCGGGCCCGCCGTCCGCGAACCCGCGGTCGCCGGTGCCGAAGTGGCGGCGGACGGTCTCGCCGTCCGCTTCCAGCTCGACCAGCCGGTGGCGGGTGGTGTCGGAGACCAGGAAGCCGCCGTCGGCCAGCAGCAGCGCCTTCCCGGGGAACCGCAGGTGCGTCGCCACGGGCTCGGGCGCCACGTACGGCCCGTCGCCGCGTCGCAGGGTGCCCTTGGCCGTGTGCTCGGCCTCCAGCTCCTCGACGAGCTTCTCGATGGCGTGGGCGTGGCCCTCGCCGGCGTGCTGGGCGACGACATAGCCCTCGGGGTCGACGACGACGAGCGTCGGCCAGGCGCGTACGGCGTACTGCTTCCAGGTCGCGAGCTCGGGGTCGTCCAGCACCGGGTGGTGCACCTCGTACCGCTCGACGGCGTCGACGACGGCCTGGTGCTCCGCCTCATGGACGAACTTCGGCGAGTGCACGCCGATGATCACCACGGTGTCGCGGTGCTTCTCCTCCAGCTCGCGCAGCTCATCGAGGACATGCAGACAGTTCACGCAGCAGAACGTCCAAAAATCCAAGATCACGATACGTCCCCGCAGGTCAGCGAGGGTGTACTGCTGGTCGCCTGTATTGAGCCAGCCGCCCTTGCCGATCAGTTCGGGGGCCCTGACGCGCGCACGTGTTGCCATGTGAACAGTCAACATCACCGTGGCGTCCACGCATTCCACAGGTGCCTCGGGGAACCTGTGAGCCATGAGACTTCTTGTGCGTGAGCGGCTGTTCGGCATCGGCGACGACTACTGGATCGAGGATGCGGACGGGCGCAAGGTCTTCCTCGTCGACGGCAAGGCCATGCGGGTGCGTGAAACCTTCGAGCTGAAGGACGCGCAGGGCCGGATCCTCGTAGAGATCCGGCAGAAACTGATCAGCCTGCGCGACACGATGCTCATCGAGCGGGACGGCGAGCAGCTGGCCAAGATCAAGCGGAAGCGCCTTTCACTGCTGCGCAACCACTACCGGG
It contains:
- a CDS encoding LURP-one-related/scramblase family protein; amino-acid sequence: MRLLVRERLFGIGDDYWIEDADGRKVFLVDGKAMRVRETFELKDAQGRILVEIRQKLISLRDTMLIERDGEQLAKIKRKRLSLLRNHYRVTLVDGTELDVSGKILDREFAVEYDGELLAQISRRWLTVRDTYGIDVVREDADTALLIAVAVCVIVLAEKEHEH